A region from the Rhodamnia argentea isolate NSW1041297 chromosome 7, ASM2092103v1, whole genome shotgun sequence genome encodes:
- the LOC115741863 gene encoding uncharacterized protein LOC115741863, with translation MDSPSQKLVILLAFSLALVFSASSASAESKLVNEVCSRTNDYPSCIAALQLDLRATKATTLLSLSEIALQAAATDTARSRKDVDRMLADPNTRSSWKPALQTCKANFDKVAAEFSAASRKLMMDRLSANYDVLMASQAINACLAFLRSHKQNVPPLVTRRAHAKSFVSIDLVVTE, from the coding sequence ATGGATTCACCGAGCCAGAAACTTGTGATATTGCTTGCGTTTTCCCTTGCCCTCGTCTTCTCCGCATCTTCCGCCAGTGCGGAATCCAAACTGGTAAACGAGGTCTGCAGTAGAACTAACGACTACCCGAGCTGCATCGCCGCTCTTCAACTCGACCTGCGAGCTACGAAAGCAACCACACTTCTTTCTCTCAGCGAGATCGCTTTGCAAGCGGCGGCAACGGACACTGCCAGGAGTCGAAAGGATGTGGACCGGATGCTTGCGGACCCGAACACGAGATCTTCATGGAAGCCAGCGCTCCAGACTTGTAAAGCTAACTTCGACAAGGTGGCTGCGGAGTTCTCGGCCGCGAGCCGCAAACTTATGATGGACAGACTGTCTGCAAATTATGATGTTCTGATGGCCTCGCAGGCAATCAACGCCTGCTTGGCGTTCCTGAGAAGCCACAAGCAGAATGTTCCACCATTAGTCACCAGACGCGCTCATGCCAAATCTTTCGTCTCCATCGACCTCGTCGTCACCGAGTAG
- the LOC115741862 gene encoding uncharacterized protein LOC115741862: MDPPTRKLIMLLAFSLAIIYSASSASAESKLIHKVCSKTDDYRSCVAALHLDPRAARAATLFSLSEIALRAAAKDAARSRKHVDRMLADPNTQSSWKPVLETCKGHLNTAAGQFLMASRELMTDTMSANYDVRMAWDEIEACLEFMRSREQNIPPLITRCAHAKTQVSIGLVVTNEY, from the coding sequence ATGGATCCACCGACCCGGAAACTTATAATGTTGCTCGCGTTCTCCCTCGCCATCATCTACTCCGCATCTTCCGCCAGTGCGGAATCCAAACTTATACACAAGGTTTGCAGTAAAACCGACGATTACCGGAGCTGCGTTGCCGCTCTTCACCTCGACCCACGAGCTGCAAGAGCAGCCACACTTTTTTCTCTCAGCGAGATAGCCTTGAGAGCAGCGGCGAAGGATGCTGCCAGGAGTCGGAAGCACGTGGACCGAATGCTCGCGGACCCAAACACGCAGTCTTCATGGAAGCCGGTGCTCGAGACGTGTAAGGGTCACCTCAACACTGCGGCCGGGCAGTTCTTAATGGCGAGCCGTGAGCTTATGACGGACACAATGTCTGCGAATTATGATGTTCGGATGGCCTGGGACGAGATCGAGGCCTGCTTGGAGTTCATGAGAAGCAGGGAGCAGAATATTCCACCGTTGATCACCAGATGCGCTCACGCCAAGACTCAGGTTTCCATCGGCCTAGTCGTTACCAATGAGTACTAA